One stretch of Solenopsis invicta isolate M01_SB chromosome 16, UNIL_Sinv_3.0, whole genome shotgun sequence DNA includes these proteins:
- the LOC105199517 gene encoding synaptosomal-associated protein 29: MADHNYLSDPKNLSLLLEDDVDDETFLRNAPARTRRCHGFDDVDQNCQQLLQRRKEIEEGTVQSSEKSVLLLKDSEPIGVTTAEKFIRQKEQVERTEKELDDINSALKVDQKSLNNMKSLLESLKNNLSDKSLDVPPIPSTQMSESSSSGSPASSNTLEQMQNDMSNSYSSTMIRSDDNSLKDVRATNDRVTKQNLEQNPSEMSGLLAKLKHLAIDLNKKIKSQNDLIDNIIDKTEKVDTLQQQNKDTLDLLKE; the protein is encoded by the exons ATGGCTGATCATAACTATCTAAGTGATCCGAAGAATCTATCCCTTTTGTTAGAGGACGATGTGGACGATGAAACATTTCTGAGGAACGCACCAGCCAGGACGAGACGTTGTCATGGCTTCGATGACGTTGACCAAAATTGCCAACAATTGCTGCAACGTAGGAAGGAAATCGAGGAAGGCACCGTGCAATCCTCGGAAAAATCTGTTTTGCTTCTGAAGGATTCCGAGCCAATTGGAGTAACCACAGCTGAG aaattcatCAGGCAAAAGGAACAAGTGGAGAGGACGGAAAAAGAATTAGACGATATTAACAGTGCATTAAaagttgatcaaaaaagtttaaacaatATGAAGAGTTTATTAGAAAGCCTGAAGAATAATCTTAGTGACAAATCGTTAGATGTTCCGCCGATACCATCTACACAAATGTCAGAATCTTCTAGTTCTGGATCTCCTGCATCGTCCAACACGTTAGAACAAATGCAAAATGACATGAGCAATTCCTATTCATCGACAATGATAAGAAGTGACGACAACAGTTTGAAAGATGTTAGAGCTACTAACGACAGAGTAACTAAACAAAATCTCGAACAAAATCCAAGCGAGATGAGTGGATTATTGGCAAAACTAAAACATCTAGCgattgatttaaacaaaaaaataaaatcgcaGAACGATCTGATTGATAATATCATTGATAAAACTGAGAAAGTGGATACTTTGCAACAACAAAATAAAGATACGTTAGATCTattgaaagaataa